The Epinephelus lanceolatus isolate andai-2023 chromosome 10, ASM4190304v1, whole genome shotgun sequence genomic sequence atgtctgatagggaaaaatgatgaagtgatgacattttatatgcgaaatgtcaaaggtcagcttcactgtgacatcataatgttccgcaaaaacacttttcttgcccttactcaacatcataactcgggaacaaaaggggagacatttggtcagatactattAGTAGCACTAATCTTTTGTGCTCACCTTGAAACTGCTGATtttatagatcttctgtgctgtcaggttgaagatgtgtgtgaagcatccatgatTTCACAGATGTAGATGTAACCTGTCAGTGCAACTTGACGGAGGCATGCAACcgtgaggcagtaattctagttttgcaATGCTGCTCAGAACAAACGTGGTTATAGGTTTGAAAAAGACTGAGCATTTTGTGCCAAAGCAATTCATAATTTTATTGTCCATAACTCTGACTCACTCCGTCTCTCTGTGTTTGCAGATGGCCCTCTGCATTTGAAAATCTCTGGTCCATTCATAACAGGAATTAAAAACTACGTGACCATGGTGTGCTCCGCTGATTCTCGGCCCGATTGTAAATACCAATGGTTCTTCAAAACTCAGTCATCAGTGGTTGTAGCGGCTGGCCCTGTTATCACTTTCCCTTCGAAGAAAGAGAATGAGGGAATGTACATATGTAAGGCGAGGAACCCTGTGACCAATATCACACTGTACGAGACTCAAACCTTCACTTTCTCAGGTGAGTGATCCTTACTGCTCAATCAGCTGACAAGCAGAAATATGAACGGAACATGTGCCGATGTTTTGACAggatcattttaaaatgtttttgtttatttgtgttttagttTCTGATGGTTTTATAGTGTGGAATATTTGACAAACATAGATGATTACAGCCACATAAATAATTTTGTCAGTGATCAGATCAGAATAGTTGTtatacagttacagatatctcaTGCTGTATTAAACGTGATTTACGTGTCATtatttcctcccctctctccctcttagcctccgccctccacctcccatccCGAGGCGGTCTGATGTTGATGggtgtgtttgctttgtctgtCTCCAGGCTGTTCAGCTGAACAGTCAGACTGAAAGACGTCTTGCTCCCTCTGCGGTCTGAGCAGTCTTACTGTAAAATGAGTGTGAAGGTATTGTACGGTCTATAATCTGATGCTATATTATCAGTCCTTGTGGGTTTTGCCGGAGAGGTAAAGAGGAATGTGAAAGTATGACAGACTTTGATTTAAgttacagggtttttttttgctgttggaTACTTTCTTTTGTccgttttattttcattatcaaacaGAATATTAACATTTACAGACACTGACAGGGAATTAAATCACCTTATTATTGCATTGCCCGTTTTTTTAGGTGACATGTTTTCAATATTAGCAAGTGAAAGTAGTTGTATTAGTGTTATTGTGTTGACTGTTGCTTTAACTGTAACTGCCTCTGAGGTAGTTTAATACAAGTAATTCAATACTTTGTATAAACAATTTACTCCTCTAAAATACCTGCACACTCTTCTGGTACCAGCTGCAACTCTTCACTGTAAACACCTGCAGTTTTTCTGTCATGTGTTATATCATTACAACTGTAAGTAGATGTACATCTCATCATGCTGTAATTCatggcatttattttttaattaataaataatcaaCACAATCAACATTGTGGGGACTTTATTGTGAATATACAGTGTCTTTGTGCAGAGTCAGAAAGTTACATTTATGCAGACTTTTGTTGGTGAAATATATAGTCAGAaacattttgctgttttataAACGTACAACTTGTATACAAAGAAACGTGTATGACAGTAATCATTGCATAAACCTCACTACAGGAGGAGGATATACAGTGCTTCTTAGTGTAGGTCATATGGGGACACTGGGACCGTACTTCCTGGTGTGAACGCCCCTCTTCTGTTTCCAGCTGCACTTCTTCAGATTCTTATTTTTCTTCCTCTGGCAAAATGCTTTCACTTATGGTTTGAATAAATCCACACAGATAAAGCAATGGGGTGAGAAAATAACAGGTTAAGTTCACAgtccaaaatattttaaattgtttaGTTAACACTTTTGAAAAATCCCTGAAGAGTTTATAATCACCTTTCACCTTTAAGGGGAGACGCCTTAAAGGTGAATTTCCCCAGCTGATAACTTACAGAAAGttagttattttttatattacaagttttctgaaatgttatgtttaaatgCGCGAATGATCCATTATCATACAAAAATGTGCTGATTTACATACATTTCCAAAACAGGAATCTGAACATTGGATAAAGCCAAGTTcaaagttcttttttttaactttgtcatatttatgtcaaaggtttttacagaggggATTTTGGATGTCTCTTTTTATCACTATATTAATCAAAAAACACTGTCAACAGCtataaaaaaatctatttttgccatgtttttcagaataaaatgttcTATAAATCAGGCTATGAATGATACATGAACGAACTCCTTGGTAAAAACCTTCAAAACATAAATAGGAATAAAACTGGAAAGTCTGGTGTATGTAAGCGCTACTGAAGTGGAGATTTTTGGATCGGAGTATGAGAAAAAactcattttgagaaaatggCCTTCAAAATCATCATTTGTAaaatcccacacattttcagacaaacaaagaagacacacatGTAAAAATTTAACCAACAGATATTACCTTAAACTTCCCCAGCTGAGTCGTATCGTATTTtcttaaatgtgtaaaaattcAAATTAGGCGTTATCTATTTAAATATACACTTTTACATACATTTCCAAAACAGAAATCTCAACTGAACTAAACacccaaatgtgtattttggatgttttctttccactagtctgaaagaagacatgttaaagtagcccaaaatctcaaaacTGACCAGTGCATAAACTGTATTTTCACCTCTGGTTTCTCCCCTTAGTTTGAGTTACTGAATACAAGACTGACTTACTTGTGACTGATTgttttactttaatattttataaacGTGATACGCTATATGTAACTCACATTTTCCTTGTTTGCCATTGCGTCTGCCAGACTGGTGACAAGGGCAGCGTGCATTCACTGTCTCTCCTCCCTTTCCTGGGTGACCATATGAAAAGACAAAAGAGTAGATAGGGTTAGGACAATGCACTCAGCTAATACTGAGGCTCTGCTTACACATAAACTGTAGATTGCTGACTAGATATGTGTTTTGTTCACAGTATACACTTCTTTCACCTTTACAGTTACACTGCCTGACATGGTGTCTGGGGCTGTGGATTGGATTTGCAGTTGTCATGGGTTTTCCAACCGCAGACGCTACGACACAAATGATATCAAATAGAATAGATTAATTGCATTTATTAGGGTCAAATAAGTGCAAATGGAAATACAAAACTTTAGATATTACTGAACCACtcttggaaaatgtgttttaatcatTAATCTTGCATACCATCAGTGAGTGTGTTGACAGTCAGGGATTGTTCACGTGTCTCAGGATCACCTGTAATGCACGCACAGGATGTAAGATTACTTTTAAAACTCATTATCTTGTCTCACTCTGATATATAAGAACACAATACCTTGGCTGTGATCAGTAAATACAAGCAGTCCAAGAACAATCAGCAAGAACATCCTTAATCCCATGTTGTACCAAAGCCAGTTGAGGTGAAGAAATCCTGTAGGTAACCTCAGTCCCAGTGCTGGAATAAGATGGTTGCTGTTGCTGTAGTTCTTTATAAAGGATGGTGTTGATGTCTGAAATTTTAGCCGTGGCGCATTCATCGACTGCCAGATACGTGAAGCATGAAGCCTGCCCACCCAGCACCTTTCACAGTGGGTGACTGTGAATAACAGGAAATGGGTAACTTTGCCAAAAAAGAGTGATTGCGGTTTTGCGTAATGGCTCGTTGTCGTGAGAAAGTGAGGGACCCACATGATACTGACCTGCAGTTAAAGAAGATTAGGATTCAAAATATGCCTGTCTTTAAAGTCTCAAGGGAAGCTTTTCTTGCAGGGTCTTGTAATTATATGATCAcactttttattgttgttagGTTTGTTTCATGACTGTGAGCATGTTATTTGTactgctgcctgtcttggctaGGAGAGTCTTGAAAAAGATTGTTTTTAATCATAATGAGTCTTTTACTCCTGGTTATATCAAGGTTCAATTCAATTATAAATTAAAGCTGCTAGCAGCAATGAACAGGCCCCCACACCTTCCTGCATGTCAAAGGTGTTGGCGGGTAGCAGGTTCACGTTGTCATGCATTCCAGACACTGCGTACACGGCTTCAGACGTTATTCACAGCTTGAAACATGGTGCTGGAGATTAAGTACTGCATATTTTGTACCACCTCCTGTGTCAACTATGCTGTGCTAGAGAACACATGCTATTTAtacgtccatccatccatccattttcatccacttatctggggctgaggtgtgggggcagcaggccaagcaaagcacctcagacgtccctctctccagcaatgctttccagctcctcctggaggactccaaggtgttcccaggccagataagatatgcaatccctccagcgtgttctgggtctgccttgaggcctcctaccagtgggacatgcctgaaacacctccaacgggaggtgcccaggaggcatcctgatcagatgtccgaaccacctcagctgacccctttcaaaatgaaggagcagcggctctactctgagctcccgccggatgtctgagctccttaccctatctttAAGGCTGAGCCCGACCACCCCACTgagaaaactcatttcggccgcttgtatccgcaatctcgtTCTTCTgatcactacccagagctcatgaccaaaggtgagggttgggacatagatggaccagtaaatcgaaagcttcgccttcaggctcagctccctcttcaccgcAATGGACAGGCGCAGAGCCCCCATTGCTGctgaagccgcaccaaaccgccgaCTGTTTATACGTCATGTTGCTTATATTATCTGTGAATGACACAGTCTAAATTTTATGTAAATCAGACTATCTTTGTCACAAaaggctgacttcctgttgtcaGTAGATGGCACTATGACTCTGAGTCAATATGGACATGTAGATGTCGTCAGGCCTTGACTGTTACACTTTGGACTCACCTTTCACTTTAAACATCAGTGGACAGCCATGGTCATGCAGACGGACATGCAGTTCTATTCATAGTATGATTGAGGAGGGGTCCGTGTCCGCTTCCAGCAGTACACAGGAAGGCTAAAAGGTGAacttcctgtcctcctcctgttGACGtcaagtgaaagtgaaaataagAAGATGCTGCTCAGTCTGAGGTGAATGTCTGCCAATTATCAAACTAACTTCACCGTGGTGAGGCAGCTGCAGCTTGACCCTAGTGTTTTGGAGTGGACTGGAGTTTGGACTGTACACCGATGCCCACATAGGGGTCCGTGTTGACCCTTGCAGACATGGTTGGATGATATCATTTACATCACGTAGACCAAAGCGGACCCTTGCGACTCTCGCAGACATGTGGATGCTGAGCCTATGACTTGGCCCTTATACAGCATGTGAAATTTGGAGATTGGGTTATGTAAAGTCATGTTACAACAGCTTACTGTTTCATGTCGAAACATTGAAATACAAAGACTCAGTCGTCATAAGAAACATCATTAAGGTCTAAAGGCTTTCAGACAAATAATGTGGATCTGGTCAACTTGCAAGGAGGAGTACATCAAAGTAATAAACATGCCATTTCCTGTTGACAGGGGATGGCGCTATAAGTAATCATTGGCATTTAGATGTCTTCAGCCTGGGACTGTTAtccagtgtgtgaaatttgggGAAGATTTGACCATGGACAGTCGAGCTataaaccacttcctgtttcatggcgaaaCATGAAATTTGTGCCTCACCACAGCAACACCGTTTGACGAAATCTCAGGCTTTTAACACACTTTCATGTTGAAGATCTTAAGATGGCACAgacaaaatttgaagtcgataggGTGAAAGCTCTATGTATGACCcctgaaaatagaaaaaaaaatactaaaattgCACAgttaattcaaaatggctgactttcTGTTTGGTTCAGGGCATGGCTCTAGTCTTGGGATGTTACATGTACCTCCCAGATTTTATACATCTAGCTCTAATGCACCGCAAGGGCTACTTTGTTGAAAGTTTTACAGGGGGTGCTACTGTGCCCTTCTGTCGCACCCGAGCACAAAACctataaaatatcaaatttttcaccactTGTGATGCGTGTACAAAGTTTTGTGAGTTTGGAGCACCTCAAAAATGTGATTCATCGCACAAAATAACAGTTCCTTCAGTTTCAATGGGGTCCTTGCACTGTTCTGTGCTGGGCCCTTATAACTTTGACTGGTTAAGTGTGTCACAAACACATTTAGTGTTCTATGCTTTCTCGTCATGCTTTACAGATAGGCTTACAATTAATCACAATTCTGGGTGCTTGTTATCAGCCCTGTCAGTACCACTGCTGCGGACATGCCATTAACTGTCACATGTAAGATCATGCTTGCTGTGATCTAGAATCAGGAGCCAGAATTGTAAGTTTGAGGTACTGTATTATGTCTGATGAATGTTGGATGCAGCTTTAGGGCAAAACAAGACTTGTTCACCCTCCTCATGTTTCAGAAATTCAGCTCTGTTCTCACAACCGAGACCAGGACAAAACCAGTGAACCAAAAGCAGTAAATCTCTGTGAGTGAGTAATCTTAATGAAGCTGCTGGTTCCAAAAATGTAGCACTGCATCAGTGATAATGTATCATGGTCTCTTACTCTGTCAGCAGCCTGGATCTGTTAAATCAATCAAGGGACACCGAAAccattttttatctttaatgcATTCTTCCACTGCTTACACAATCAGCCATCCTGAAGCATAATTCAAGTCCTGCAGCACAATCCTTATCCAAGAGGCTCAGAAGCATTTTTAGTGTGAAGTAAAGCCTTTTTAAATGGTCTGATCGGCCGTTATGTTGCAGATGACATTAAACTTGAAGCACAAGTGACTTTAGATATATCTATACGACTTCACAACCTACTCAAATACATCTATGTTTGCAACAAAACACGGCCTCTCATGTCAAAATGTGTCACTGTTATAATAGGTGAAGCAAAAAGTTACAAGGACAATAATGAGACCTGTGACATAATAAAAGGCAAGTAAACAGTAACGGTCAATCAAAAACATTTGGTCATTCAAATGAACATAATACAAAAGACACCAGACACcacaacaaagaaaataaagctaTCGCAAAAATAAATGCAAGCCATGGAACTTGGTCAAACTGAGAAACCAAAATGATGAATTACAGCAATTTCTTGGTCAGGGCAGCTatagtatatttttattttttaccagaCATATCCTGGCACCTAAAGACCCAAAGTCTCATCTCTTTCCCAACTAGTACTTGTTCCAGTAGCCTCAGGTGGACAAAGCATGTGTTGCATAAGAGTTTGTCTTTCTAGAAAGCAGATATCTGTCCGTATCCTGAGGTAAATTAGGCTCTTACAGTCTCATGAGAGCAGAACATGAAAGGGGCGAGATCTGCGGCACAGCtctaaataaagtttttaatgAAGTGCAGCAACTAATGTTTTGACCTACAGCGTATCTTCATTTGAGTAAAAAGCTGCTGCATCTTTTTCAAAGCTTTTATTCATAAGCACTGGatttatttactgtgttttCCAGTGTCATCCCTTCATGTCACCATCTGGCTCTGACCCCCATGgatgacagacaggaagttccCGGTATCATATTTATCATTTGGATCATGTGGCAGAAAAATGAAGTAATCCTTCAATGGAAAAACACTGGGAACCAAAAGCTAGTGGAACACGTGCTTACTGGGAATTGAGGCAAGACTTCTCTCTCTAGCACAGCACATTATATTTCTGACTGTATCATGAACACAAAAAAGCTTAATGGTCCCATTATATGTAACAGTGGTCACCAACCCCAGCCATGGAGAGGACAAATAAACTGTGCATCTCTTTGCCTCAAGTAATTGATTCTATCTATCCTTCAAGGTGTTAATGAACTGAGTGTGATGCTCTCCTGAAACAGGGATGATGACCACTGTGGTAGTGTAAGTTTGTGCCCTGGTTGCTCAGTTCTCGGCAGGTTTATCTAGCATGGACTTCAGATGGGCGTGTAGGAGTTCGCACACAACCTGGTAGCCCTTAGTAGTCAGGTGAAGGTAATCGTACATGTCCTGATGGGAGATGCTACCATTGGAGTGGACGAAGCCTGGGTCTACGTTGAGGAAAGATGCATGGGGGAGGGACGATACAGCCTCCTCGACCAGCTTGTTCACCTTAGCATTCTTCTCCCGCAGAGGGTTTGGCAGTTTACCTCTGGGCAGTATACCCTGGAAAACACATGTATGGATGTTACAGTTTGAAAGATGGAACGCTCCTTAGCTTTTTTTTGTAATAGtaccagaaataaaaaagtatGTATAAATACTGTTTACTATCTGAAAATTCAGCCACATGTCAGTTGAAATACCCATGAAGTTTTAGCCTcaccaaacacacaacacatggAGTTCAATTTCATCCCTACCTCCAACAAGTAAAGACTATAAATGTGAAAAGTAGCGTACCGTAAATCTTAATATCCGAGTTTTAATTTGCCTTGATCACTGAATGGAACGGACCTTTAATTCCTTTCGCAAAAAATTGTTGCTTGACTAAAATGGAAAATACTATcacattgtttatttaaacctggtgttgtgtcagtatggCACCAGCATCTCCCTTTATcctcttaaaacaatattcacaactgggattgatttttatttgacaCTGTTTTGATTCTTTTGTTAGGTGGACCCTAACCGACTAAACAAATATAAGGAATGGATACATATTCAGACCATGTCAGAAGTAGAGAATCAGtgctttttcttctctcttgtttaccatgccggtaaatctgaatgaattatacTTTAGAGCTCACGGTTTCAGTAAAATTAACTGAATGACTGatttgtggagaatctaacagaGCTAAGGACGTGTAGCATATCCAcgttgacaaaagtttaaacaattATACGCGCAGTCTAGGAAGCTAACAAACATTAGCAGGTAGCCAATGAACTGTGAGTTTTTATATCCAAAGAactaataatataaaaatgaattgcCTCGCAACCAGGCAACCAGACCATTTATCCGTCAAAACAGGTAGCCACACCCGGCTAGTAAAATGGACTCTGCGTGTAATTGGGGCTcagcttttaatttaagttttacagcATCTCCAAACAGTTCACACACATTCCAGTAGTCTTTGTGTCCCAAAGCTGACATGGAACTAAAACGGGTGACATCACTGTGCAATTTGATGGTTGTATGAACTTCACTTGTCATTTTCAACGGACATGTGGGCGACTAGATTAAAACTTCCTTTAAGGAatgcatcagaaaaaaaacctaCAAGTATGAGCGTCTTGGCATTGGGGATCTTGTTCTTGATGACTTGGACAATAGCCATGATGCCTCCACAGACCTGTTCAGCGGTGTGACCATGGTTGTTAGTGCCTACCCACAGCACTACAAcctacaacaacaaaagagaaaGGCTAGACTGAGCACATGTCATTGACAATTTGGGGTCAGCATATCTGGAATTTAGATTTTTACCACAAAGCACAATGACTCTACTGTGTGAATAAACAAGCATGATCATGTTCTCTATTTTTGGCAGTGATTTGGACCTTTGGGCTGATGTTATCCAGTTCACCATTGCACAGTCTCCACAGTACATGTTGTGTTGCATCGCCACCCACCCCAAAATTGAGGGCATGGAGAGGAGAGAACAGCTGCCTCCATATCTGCAGacaaaccacaacaacaaagcaTCCAGGTGTTGAAAGCTAAGCTCACCCAATTTCAAAGCGAGCACAGCTGATGATGAGAACAAGACAAGCCGTCAAACTTTGTACACAAACAGGGGacagtgtgtgatttgtgtTTTACCGCAAACTGGTGCATGAGCTGAACAAGAGAGTCTCCAACAAACAGGACATCAGGCTCTTTGTCTTTGCTGTCAGACACAAAGCGGTTGTGCTATAAAGAGACAAAGTAAAAGGACAAATACGCAGACTCAGAAATTATTTTTGCCTGTACATGAAAACTGCAGacacataaaaaatgttttgtatttatatgGAAACTGGAAGACATTAGCTTGGAAACCACATAAAGTATT encodes the following:
- the LOC144464497 gene encoding uncharacterized protein LOC144464497, whose amino-acid sequence is MNAPRLKFQTSTPSFIKNYSNSNHLIPALGLRLPTGFLHLNWLWYNMGLRMFLLIVLGLLVFTDHSQGDPETREQSLTVNTLTDASAVGKPMTTANPIHSPRHHVRQCNCKGKGGETVNARCPCHQSGRRNGKQGKLKAFCQRKKNKNLKKCSWKQKRGVHTRKYGPSVPI
- the pafah1b3 gene encoding platelet-activating factor acetylhydrolase IB subunit gamma, with protein sequence MSAEDPNPAATPTPCEDTQGDGRWMSMHNRFVSDSKDKEPDVLFVGDSLVQLMHQFAIWRQLFSPLHALNFGVGGDATQHVLWRLCNGELDNISPKVVVLWVGTNNHGHTAEQVCGGIMAIVQVIKNKIPNAKTLILGILPRGKLPNPLREKNAKVNKLVEEAVSSLPHASFLNVDPGFVHSNGSISHQDMYDYLHLTTKGYQVVCELLHAHLKSMLDKPAEN